The Nocardioides pantholopis genome window below encodes:
- a CDS encoding DUF6801 domain-containing protein — translation MNSTLSTRAAAFGAALALGAGVLVTTAPAAEAKVSSVKSSYSCATDFGDQVLTVKTKVKLPAKVKKGKKVGAKPVTLTVTLPQGLSDGLRLLGISSLSGSASGVKAKAGKTTIKISGIKFTNAPVPASGQMTFKAKGKTAPVKFKKAGKFTINVPKSFKFSSADQSGGALTTKAPCTLVKGSPAKLGSIKVTK, via the coding sequence GTGAATTCCACTCTTTCCACTCGGGCTGCGGCGTTCGGCGCCGCACTCGCACTCGGCGCCGGCGTCCTCGTCACGACGGCACCCGCCGCCGAGGCGAAGGTCAGCTCGGTGAAGAGCAGCTACAGCTGCGCCACCGACTTCGGCGACCAGGTCCTCACCGTCAAGACCAAGGTCAAGCTGCCGGCGAAGGTGAAGAAGGGCAAGAAGGTCGGCGCGAAGCCGGTCACCCTCACCGTCACGCTGCCTCAGGGGCTCTCCGACGGGCTGCGCCTGCTGGGCATCTCGAGCCTGTCCGGCTCGGCGTCCGGCGTGAAGGCCAAGGCCGGCAAGACCACTATCAAGATCTCCGGGATCAAGTTCACCAACGCCCCGGTCCCGGCCAGCGGCCAGATGACGTTCAAGGCCAAGGGCAAGACCGCGCCGGTGAAGTTCAAGAAGGCCGGCAAGTTCACGATCAACGTCCCGAAGTCCTTCAAGTTCAGCTCCGCCGACCAGTCCGGCGGCGCGCTGACCACCAAGGCCCCGTGCACGCTGGTCAAGGGCTCGCCCGCCAAGCTCGGGAGCATCAAGGTCACCAAGTAA